A region from the Linepithema humile isolate Giens D197 chromosome 1, Lhum_UNIL_v1.0, whole genome shotgun sequence genome encodes:
- the LOC105679478 gene encoding uncharacterized protein, protein MEKERDLTVRAANIKTTGEFLPWDYECDEYLDSLKEQCRKRQRTGVVNSLVAQIARLEGVRDALHERFVPVGAGYGGYEKKGYTWKEIETAFRNRVLTGVVVNQNYIDPHEFLKNVRNMVIERIQGVMAEHNSVKINTAFNGEFVAGDKTAVKTIATKNCELFPTSDLNEWYTRHVEDDILAALEEFQERDSGWALSRILNLTVNVNKFNPLHAGCHIELPWQIMLKRAVVNVQSTDNACFAWAVVAALHPAEKYPERVSQYPHYSTVLNLCGIEFPVTLPQISKFEKLNAISVNVFTTEDSKIVPLRLADDKKEKHVNLLYVRKNNDAHFACIKNLPRLVSSQLSMHKCKKYICDRCLHYFYTREKLSVHSVDCGKMNDCAVVLPSEDDKWLTFRNYNRKERVPFVVYADLECTLEKKEDQDGTTYAYQHHRAFSVGYYVSCAYDNSLSSYKSYRGEDCTAWFVNELHDLTHRVKAIRTTVVPMADLTREESEEFRSAVTCHVCEKPLTADDTRVRDHCHLTGRYRGAAHSSCNLNYIDSDVIPVIFHNLSGYDAHFIIKDVANAFEGNVELLPLTKERYISFTKNVKDTMNQKSKLCIKLRFIDSFKFLSTSLDKLASYLTVDELKISRSEFKHLSAENFNLLTRKGVFPYEYVDSVDKLRDTSLPSRESFYSSLTGETVSESDYAHATNVWQTFSIEDLGQYSDLYLKTDVFLLADIFENFRNMSIKSYGLDPAHYYTLPGYTWDAMMKYTRVKFELLTDIDMVLFVERGIRGGLSQCSNRYAAANNKYMPSYDPSEPSSYLMYYDVNNLYGWAMCQPLPYAKFRWVDDVASFDVMSVASDSATGYVLEVDLEYPVNLHDAPADLPFCPTRDKPPGKREFKLLATLYDKQRYVIHYRNLQQCVRHGLRIAKIHRVLQFAQSPWLRGYIELNTQFRTRAKNDFKKNLYKLMNNAIFGKTMENVRNHMDVRLVTQWDGRYGAEAMIAKPNFHSRSVFSEDLIAVELRKLEVKFDKPIYVGMCILDISKTCLYEFHYEYMAPLYRDNCKIMYTDTDSLIYFLHCEDAYRDMKRDISKFDTSDYPENNAYGMPRANKKVPGLMKDENNGAIMTEFVGLRAKMYALRVTGQKDTKKIKGVKKSVVARTITFDDYTRCLNAEIELTRRQSCIRSKMHEVYTVSESKLALSPYDDKRHVVSGSTDTLPWGHREKHL, encoded by the exons ATGGAGAAGGAGCGCGATCTTACCGTACGAGCAGCGAATATCAAAACGACGGGAGAGTTCCTTCCATGGGACTACGAGTGCGACGAGTACCTCGATTCTCTCAAGGAACAATGTCGCAAGAGACAACGCACTGGAGTAGTCAACTCTCTGGTGGCGCAAATTGCGCGTCTGGAGGGTGTGAGGGACGCCCTGCACGAGCGTTTCGTGCCCGTCGGTGCCGGATACGGTGGATACGAGAAAAAGGGCTACACGTGGAAGGAGATCGAGACGGCGTTTAGGAACCGTGTGCTGACGGGTGTGGTTGTCAATCAAAACTATATAGATCCACACgagtttttgaaaaacgtgagAAATATGGTTATCGAGCGGATCCAGGGCGTCATGGCGGAACACAACAGCGTCAAGATTAACACCGCGTTCAACGGGGAATTCGTCGCGGGCGACAAGACTGCCGTGAAGACCATCGCCACCAAAAATTGCGAGTTGTTTCCCACATCCGATCTCAACGAGTGGTACACGCGGCACGTGGAGGATGATATTCTGGCGGCTCTGGAGGAGTTTCAGGAACGCGATAGCGGATGGGCGTTGTCGCGTATCCTGAATCTCACCGTCAATGTGAACAAGTTCAATCCTCTGCACGCGGGATGCCACATCGAGTTACCGTGGCAAATTATGCTAAAAAGAGCGGTGGTCAACGTGCAATCGACGGACAATGCGTGTTTCGCGTGGGCGGTGGTAGCAGCTTTACATCCGGCGGAAAAGTACCCGGAAAGAGTATCGCAGTACCCGCACTATTCAACGGTGTTGAATCTGTGCGGCATCGAGTTCCCCGTGACGCTTCCGCAAATATCAAAGTTCGAGAAACTAAACGCCATCTCCGTCAACGTCTTCACCACCGAAGACTCAAAAATCGTCCCTCTGCGGCTCGCCGACGACAAAAAGGAGAAGCACGTCAACCTGCTATACGTGCGTAAAAACAACGATGCACACTTTGCGTGCATAAAGAACCTGCCGCGGTTGGTGAGCTCACAACTGAGCATgcacaaatgtaaaaagtacatttgcgatcg gtgTCTACACTACTTTTATACACGGGAGAAGTTGTCAGTCCACAGCGTCGACTGCGGGAAAATGAACGACTGCGCCGTCGTTCTCCCCAGCGAGGACGACAAGTGGCTGACGTTCCGGAATTACAATCGGAAGGAGCGGGTTCCGTTTGTAGTGTACGCCGATCTCGAATGTACGCTCGAGAAAAAGGAGGATCAGGACGGTACTACTTACGCCTACCAACATCACAGAGCCTTTAGCGTAGGATATTATGTAAGTTGTGCTTACGATAATTCGCTCTCTAGTTATAAGTCATATCGCGGTGAGGATTGCACAGCGTGGTTCGTCAACGAACTGCACGATTTGACGCACCGCGTGAAAGCGATCCGCACCACCGTCGTCCCCATGGCGGATCTTACGCGGGAGGAATCGGAGGAATTCCGTAGCGCCGTAACGTGTCACGTGTGCGAGAAACCCTTAACAGCGGACGACACGCGGGTGCGCGATCATTGTCATCTGACCGGGCGTTACCGCGGTgccgcgcactcgtcgtgcAATCTAAATTACATAGACTCCGACGTTATCCcggtgatatttcacaatttatccggttacgacgcgcatttcattattaaagacgTTGCCAATGCTTTCGAAGGCAACGTCGAATTGTTGCCACTGACGAAAGAGCGttacatttcatttacaaaaaatgttaaagataccatgaatcaaaaatcaaaattgtgtataaaattacggtttattgattcgtttaaatttctcaGTACGAGTCTCGACAAATTGGCATCTTATTTAACTGtggatgaattaaaaatttcacgatcggaattcaaacatttatccgcggaaaatttcaatctgcttactcggaaaggtgtgtttccctacgagtacgtcgacagcgtcgacaagctccgggacacaagcctgccatcgcgcgaatcgttttacagctcgctcaccggagaaacggtatccgagagcgattacgcgcacgcgacaaacgTCTGGCAAACTTTTTCGATCGAAGATCTAGGCCAATACAgcgatttgtatttgaaaacagacgtttttttgttggcggatattttcgaaaattttcgaaacatgTCTATAAAGAGTTACGGTTTAGATCCCGCTCATTATTACACTCTACCGGGATACACGTGGGACGCTATGATGAAGTACACGCGTGTAAAATTCGAGTTGCTCACGGACATCGATATGGTACTGTTTGTCGAGCGCGGTATACGCGGTGGTCTCAGCCAATGCTCCAACCGATACGCCGCCGCCAACAACAAATACATGCCATCCTACGACCCATCGGAACCGTCGTCGTACCTAATGTACTATGATGTAAACAACTTGTACGGGTGGGCGATGTGTCAACCGTTGCCCTACGCCAAATTTCGATGGGTCGATGATGTCGCGAGCTTTGACGTAATGTCCGTTGCATCCGATTCGGCTACCGGTTACGTGCTGGAAGTCGATCTCGAGTACCCGGTGAATCTTCACGACGCGCCCGCCGACCTGCCGTTCTGCCCGACGCGCGATaagccgcccggcaagcgggagTTCAAGTTACTCGCAACGCTGTACGATAAGCAGCGTTATGTCATCCACTATCGTAATTTGCAACAATGCGTGCGACACGGTCTgcgaattgcaaagattcaccgcgtactgcaattcgcgcaatctccGTGGCTCCGCGGATACATAGAACTGAATACACAGTTTCGGACACGGGcgaaaaatgatttcaaaaaaaatttgtacaaattgatgaacaacgcGATTTTCGGCAAAACCATGgagaatgtgcgaaatcaCATGGATGTCCGGCTCGTTACACAGTGGGATGGTCGGTACGGAGCGGAGGCTATGATCGCGAAACCGAATTTCCACAGCCGAAGCGTGTTCTCGGAGGATCTGATCGCCGTAGAGTTGCGAaaactcgaagtgaaattcgacaagccgatctacgtgggtatgtgcatcctcgacatatccaagacctgcttgtacgagtttcactacgagtacatggcgcctctctaccgcgacaattgcaaaattatgtacaccGATACCGACAGTCTGATATACTTTCTGCACTGCGAGGACGCGTATCGGGATATGAAACGCGATATATCCAAATTCGACACGAGCGACTACCCCGAGAACAACGCTTACGGTATGCCGCGCGCCAACAAGAAAGTACCCGGTCTGATGAAAGACGAGAACAACGGCGCGATCATGACGGAATTTGTCGGACTGAGAGCGAAGATGTACGCGTTGAGAGTCACCGGCCAAAAAGACACCAAAAAGATTAAAGGTGTAAAAAAGAGTGTAGTCGCTAGAACGATAACGTTCGACGACTACACTCGGTGCCTCAACGCCGAAATCGAGCTGACGCGGCGTCAATCGTGCATCCGCTCAAAGATGCACGAGGTGTACACCGTGTCAGAGTCGAAGCTCGCGCTCAGTCCGTACGACGATAAGCGGCACGTCGTATCCGGTTCCACCGACACTCTACCATGGGGACATCGCGAgaaacatttgtaa
- the LOC136998932 gene encoding uncharacterized protein: MTLDMKDIDEREKIAKEIARTSESIRKKHRTLKTGRVEQEVQLEKRLKPIVEPLKRIVENIKGDDDSVDDFEIKNEPDIKRKRTSSEKKKKIKRTSLTTAIQTPLTPPIQASTPFQPQKLVFEAPTYLPTENVFEITDPSFVTSVRQTMQTSDGREALYGQMGPLGQEYIGELLSGDKKRGIDNVYGVYFNDAGTFLGDKVFDIDKDDNVIVDGVKYAGTPGLFELIFKRLSDDTLCTEDDKQKYKSILLATNAHRRGHNAHLPVLGNKGYKYKHIITPLISKKGGGCNVPQTMTVTDNAVDYVHWDDPNELVDRLRLLDASRQAGNNAHDNEFLSIIEELREAGLIIN, from the exons atgacgctcgacatgaaagatatcgacgagagggagaagatcgcgaaggaaatcgctcgtacgagcgagtcgATTCGCAAGAAGCATCGGACGTTGAAGACGGGTAGAGTGGAGCAAGAGGTACAATTGGAGAAACGGTTGAAACCGATCGTAGAGCCGTTGAAACGAATCGTCGAGAACATCAAGGGTGACGATGATTCGGTTGACGATTTCGAGATTAAAAACGAACCGGACATCAAACGAAAGCGGACAAGCtctgagaagaagaagaaaatcaagcgtACCTCGTTGACGACAGCGATACAGACCCCATTGACGCCACCGATACAAGCCTCGACTCCGTTCCAGCCGCAAAAATTGGTGTTTGAAGCGCCGACATATTTACCGACCGAAAACGTGTTCGAAATCACGGACCCGTCTTTCGTAACATCCGTGAGacagacgatgcaaacgtcCGATGGTCGGGAAGCTCTGTACGGCCAAATGGGTCCGCTGGGTCAAGAGTACATCGGGGAGCTCTTGAGCGGTGACAAGAAGAGAGGGATCGACAACGTGTACGGTGTATACTTTAACGATGCGGGAACGTTTCTCGGAGACAAGGTCTTCGACATTGATAAAGACGACAATGTGATCGTGGACGGTGTGAAATACGCTGGCACACCCGgcctgtttgaattaatattcaaaagactttccgacgatacgctgtgtacggaggatgacaaacaaaagtacaagagcatactactcgctactaacgctcacagacgcggtcataacgcgcatttacctgttttgggaaacaaaggatacaaatacaaacatatcatcACACCTCTGATATCTAAGAAAGGTGGAGGT TGTAACGTACCACAGACCATGACTGTGACCGACAACGCGGTCGATTACGTGCACTGGGATGATCCGAACGAATTGGTGGATCGCCTTCGATTGCTGGACGCCTCCCGTCAGGCGGGAAACAACGCGCACGATAacgagtttctctcgattatcgaggaactgcgcgaagccggtctgattataaattaa